The DNA sequence TCAGTCCGTCTTCTACCCTTTTTTGGACGTTTCGCATGAACAGCACCTCGTCAACATCGctctcctcttcctcctcttcctgTCTTTGCCTCTCCTCTGCCTCGGTATCAGCCTTTAGCTTCATCTCCTCTTCTACCTCTGCCTTCATTTCAAGAAGAGCTGCTTCGCGTCGGGCCAAGGCATCTCGCGTCATTTGGCACTTTGCGAGCTCAGCGTTGAGTATGCGGAGCTCAGAATCGAGAGACTGTTGGTGGACCATGGGCGTAGAGGAATACACACTTATTGGTGATGACATGGGCGACGATTGCATCTCGATATACTTTGGTGATTCGGGTGGTGTGTCTCGCTGTCGTGATAGAGGGCAGTTGAAATATTTTTCTGACTCCATTGTCATGGCGCTATCGTTTGCCCGAAGATTGGCTGTGTCTTGTTCCGTTGCCAGTTCTTGCTTAGACCAAGCATGCTCAAAGACGGGGTAATCGAGCCACGCATTTGATGAAGGCATTATGGCGACGCTGTCTCGCGGCCGGCTGAGGGTTGCGTTCGTAGATGTAGGACGACTGGTTATGTGTGTTTGTCGCAGTCGTGGCCTGTGTGACAAGTGTGTTCGTTGAGTTGAATTTGTCACGTGGTGGGATTAAAGAATTAAGATCTGATGGCCGAGAAAAGTGTAGCGCTGTGGTGAATATATGCGCTGCGAGCCTAGATTGGTCCCCGGTGGGGTGATCGCGTGTGTGAACCATGGTTCCCAGCCATGGAGAACCCCGGACCTCACGAGGACAGCATTCACGCTCTCGAATTTTCTCTTATCTCCTTCAGCTGAGTCAACACATGTTCCTCGGTAGAGTGCGCTTTCACACAGCTGACTAGTAATTCCTGCTCGCTTCCTGGGGCCATCCCAGCTGTGTTTGGTATTCGCCTGTCAAGATTGGTCAAAAAGGGATAGCCTTGCGCAACCACACTGACGAACGCCTCAAGCTCAGCACTCAATCCATCATCTTCGTACATCTTGCTAATGACTTCCCAAGTTATTTCAATCAACGGTAATGTATCGATAGTTTCCATTGGCCTTCCAAACGCTGAtgaaatctgcaatagatTTGCAGAGCGCATGACGTCTGCAGAGTTATTCTGACCGGCTGCGTGAAATAGAGCAGGGTTGAAGAAGAGGCCGTCACCCATGGCTAAAGGTACAGAGACGTAGATATTAACAAAGTAGTCTTGAAACTCTGGTATGCGGTCTGCTATGTAACCTTCCTCGTACTTCTGACTAAACGGTAGTAAGCGCGTGGGACCGCTTTCGATCGGCATATCTGTATGCGCGACTGCGCCTTGGATTGTAAAGAATTGCGAAGCGAGCTGCATGGCTCGAGAAAACTTTGCGCAAGATTCTGTATCTTGGAAGCCAAGGTGGTAGTCGCGGTGTGGAATCTGAGCTTTTGCGCCCGGCTTCACGATATTGACTTGCACTGTAAGTCGATGATGCCGACCTAACCATGCTTCTGAGATGAGCGGTAACCAAGGGTTCGAATGGTAATCTACAAAAGACTGCGGGTCTCGTAGACAATGTTTGGACAATGAGTTCAGATACGGTCATTTGTGCCAGCTCCAGCGAAATGATCGCCTTGCTTGCCAGTACCTCTACATTCTTCAGCGATGATTTTGGAGTAAAAACCACTCACTCTATCGATCAAAGAAGTATTCTTGAATATTTTTTTGGTAACAAACACGCCAGATCCAGAATGCGAAATGTCATCCACGCATCTTGCAATGCCGAGCGATGTTCACCACTCAGCGAGGAGTAGTCAGGAAGATTGTAGATTGGGACATTCCTGTCAATAGAGCTCACATGTGGGTAATAAGTTTGTTGAAGTCTTCGAGTGATGGAGGCTTGTTGACTGAGAAAAGCCGGTGTCCGATCAGATGCTGATTGTCGCCATTGGCACGCTCGTTGCGTGGAATTGTTGTATGTTCTTAGATTCATCGTCTTGTTGTATTCATGTTCCAACAAGTATCGCGAGAATCTGAGACTTGTTGATGATGAAGGGTAGAGTACGCCGAGCAGTGGTCCTTGCCTGATAAGGATACTGTGTCCGTGCGCGTACTGTAACTTAATGCAACACGACCTGTAACATGTTTTATAAGCGAGCCGCCAGTACAAGCGAGCCGCCACCTAACCAaacttttgcaacttcaAAGCGAcgcatctcaacaacgcgataatactattgctagatattgatacagtagattactctatattgatagtattagtgttgcatgtgcgtgagttgtgcccagtctccttgcacctggtgcagcgcctttgagcccgctagctgacgcctgatcgcgctcctccttaacgctcttcatgagcaatctgctggtcagcctcattttgagccagtatatcctctccagctccctttgtgagtactccatgcttctgtatacgccttttagagcgctgcctacgcgctgaggctgcgctgttggccttctcaagactagagatccaATCGCGCATCAGCTTAGCAGAGAGCATTatcacctcagcgcccttctttagctggtcaatcgcctTAATAATCGAAGCTGGTGATAAGCTCTTatgctggcgcacgcgctaACATATaaggcttgactgagcctcaagctcacgcgcgttgcttggtgtttgagctacccagggagcctctggtagagcagctgctggaggagtaagtgtacgcagctgtacatctacctttgatagaacagcctctagttgtagaggaacaaggcctgcgccgcggaaggctgagcagatgttggctggcgtgaacgctcGATCAAACGCAGCCTTaaacgctggcagaaactctagcttagtgatgtagttgatgtggttgcgcatgaggctctccacctcacggctgtacgcgcgcttcaatggcgagagGCAGCTAACATCAAGTGGCTAGAGTAGGTGAGATaagtgaggaggcatacagagcgtatatatattgttctccttgcagagctcctaGAACTCTAGAGACTAGTGGCTCctatggccatcaataataagcaggcgacgcgcgcctatagtacgagcctgcgtgtgagcgttgaagtgctttagccactcaactccaagctcattattcgtccagccattgtcgctgactgcgatcgcccagtcgcgtaggatatcctcctcataccaggctgataggtggtactaGCCAGCGAAGATAAGGAATAGTGGCACTGACCAGCCACCAGCGCTGATGGCAGCGATtagcgttacccactcgcgattgcctagCTGAATACTCTTTGGCCTGCCTCTTCTCTCTAATCCTGTTATAAccagctgcgttgtaatcttgcccattataaagccagcttcatcaaagttgtatgtgtcctcatcgcagatactAAGCTCAGtctttgtctcttctactaGCTTAAACCAGCGTTGGATAAGGGCTGGATTCTCAcagagagctctctgcctatcgtacgctcggttgaaacacgtccgaaggCTATCTGTACGCTTGACAAAGTTGCGCGGCCAGTGGATGCCAACCAGGCTAGCGCCGCGTGCAGCCAtcagcttatcagccatatctCGTACATCAACGTAGGTAGGCCCAAATCCACGTAGATCTAGGTGAAGGATATAGCTgataatcacctcctcttctctctaggtaagcttccttgagttgggctggcaatcgcgtcgtgcaggtataccagcgcgtcggtTACGTGGTGTCGTACGTGGGACATTATATATAGCTGCAGCAGTAGAAGCACTATTAATTTAATGCGCATTAATAGAAGAGATAGCAAGCTGTATATCTGCTTCGTTTGAAGCTAATTGAGGCGCGCTGCGTAGAGCCATTGTATGTTAAGATAGGAGAGGTGTAGAAAGTTGGTTAGGTGGCGGCTCGCTTGTACTGGCGGCTCGCTTATAAAACATGTTAATGCAACACCAAACTTCACAACCACCCACCCAAAAATGAGGCTGTACAGCCACCCACAATAGCTATTATCGCGGGATTTCATAGAGTAGTAGTATATTGATGCCCCTGATTACTTTGCGCTACTTATATTTGGCCGGAAGTTTGATGTTCCGGCCGTGCCGGGTCACTCTCGGCGGTGAGGCCGGTGCAGCTCCTGAGGCCTCTCCCTCATCAACAACACTATCTAcaacgcgtttttgacgcttaTTGCGATTGTTATTAACTTTTGATGCCTTGCGCTTACCGTTTTGGGACTGTCGGATAGGttttttggtgttgttgttgagttTTTTGCGGGCGCGTTCGGCCTCCTTCTCAGCCTTCTCCTTCATCCTTACCTCCTTGGCTGCCTCTCGTGCAGCTCGCTTCTCCTGAGTTACTTTCAACTTGTACAGCCTTGCCTGCTCTCTCAACTCAGATATCCGAGttttttggagtttctcctgGTCTCTTTTTTGTTGTTTTTCAGCCCATTGCTCCCGGGCCTGCCGAAGCTTCCTTGGCGACCAGAAAACAGCTCCTCCATGAGGAGTATCTAGACGTTCTCGGCGTTTCAAGGGGTAGCTTTTTTGCCTTTCACCTCTCCTACACAGCTCCTCCGTGAGACCCTTTATCTCATTGCGGAGGAGCCTGTTTTCAACAACAAGCTGATGGAGGGTTTTGTTAAGTCTCCTCACTACCCTACTCCTTTCACCTCTACTTATATGGCGTATCAGTGAATAGATTTTGACCCAGTCCAACTCGCTGAGGGGTGAAGTTGAGTCCTCATCCGAACTGGACACCTTAGGGGTGGCTGGCTTGAATTTTTTGAGTACAGGCGTCGGATCAGGTGGACAGATGCCGGTGGCGGTGAAGGCCTTTTTGATAAGTTCAGGGGTCATCGTGGATACGAAGGCTCGATGGAAAAGACtgaagaagtctccttttTGGATTTTGGAGACTCCTAGGGAGTTTTGAGTGAATAAGGCTAGCTCTTTTTGATAGGCTGATGAAAGAGACTTAAACACTACAACGTCTAGGGGTTGAAGCCGATGGGTTGAATGAGGAGGAAAGATAGTTAGGAGAATCCGGTGTTGATTGCAAAACTCCAAAAACTCCGGAGTTATATGAGATCCGTGCCCATCCATGATGAGTAACCGGGGAGCATAGGGATCCTTTGGCCGGGTGAATGGCTCAAACAGGTGTTTGAGCCAGCTCGGCCCTATCTCGTCGCTCGACCAGCCACATTCGGATGCCGTCACAAAGGCCTGATGTTCTCCTTCATCAATCTTATCCACCCAAACTGACTGGAGGTCCCCTGAGCTACTCCTAAAGATGAGGCTTGGCGGTAATGCCGTCCTATCGGCACAAATACAGATTATAGTGCTTATCCATTCACGTGCTCCGTCATTGATAGCTGTAGTCACCTCCTTTTGCTGGTACAGGCGTTTGTCAAATATCCTTTTTGACCTGCCGCCGGCACCTATAGCAAACCCCTTTTCGTCCATGTTATAAGTGTTTTTTGCTTTCACCCGGTGCTCCTCGTGTTTGCCGTGAAGGAGGTCGAAATACTCCTTAATCTTTGCCCCTGAATCGGCTTTATGGCGTTTGCGATTCATAGGCCTTTGCCATTTTAAGATGACTTTGTTGGAGTTTCTCCGGAGAAATCCGGATACCCACCTATCGCCCACTCCTTTTTGAGCAATTGAGGCTGCAAAATTCTTAACCATTTGTCTTGTAGGAGGCAGGCGACGCTTAGTAAGCCCCTGAATATACTCCACAAGGTACTTTTCTTGTAgtgggtgaaggagttgATGGGCAGCAGAGCGGGGTTGCGTAAGCCCCTTGTGCCTCCTGATCAACGTAGATGGCACAACACCGATCTTTTTTGCAATTTGGCGGTAGCTAAAAGGTTCCCCTGGCTTCAACGCATCGATTGCGGCCATCGCGTCCAAAATTGAAGtcatattggtggagttatGGGTGGTTGCGGTGAAGGTCAACTTATGGTGGGGGTGTTGCATTACAGGTCGTGTTGCATTACGCGCACGGACACAGTAAGTGAAAGCCACCCCGCACCTACTGCATCCCTCTGTCATCCTCTGCACAACCTCCACAAAACATGCCGAGTTAGGTCACTGTAATCTCTGTGATAACTTCTTTGTACACCACGCAGTGCACTCCGGGCGTTGTGAAGCCGTCAAGCCAACTACGGCACGATGCGTTATCTTTGGACGCGCGTACGGTCGTCTTCACTGCTTAGAGTGTTGCTTCGATCTGAATAccacctgggtgacatgaaatacttgatATACTATCATACAGAGGTCACTGTAGGCATCAGACACGCCTATCGGATGCTTAGCCACACGGCCAAGTATTCTTTGTATCATCCAGGTGATGCAGCGAAGACCGTAAAACTTCCTCATGGATCTTTGCTGTAGTTTGGCGATTTCTATTATGAACTGGTAAGTATAACCTTCTAGTATGTACCTATGCACGCATGAAATGACACATGATAAGCACTTTTCAATTCTCAAGGGTAGCACTAAAACCGCCTTTACTGGACCATCCGAACCAGAATCCAACACAACTCACAAACTTTTAGACACGACTCTTGGACCTGTTTAAACACCAATAATGGTGTGCTCCCTGACAAAATTTCTCCCATCAGCGCTCCTTTTGACAACTTTTGACTTTTCGAAGATATTCTTACCAACTACACCGACATCGGCACGCCCATTGATGAAACCAGAGTCCTTGACCCAAAAGATCAAGTTGATAGAGTCGTCCTCGGTAACTGGTTGAAATGCTTTGAAGACAGTGATTTTGTAAATCATCTTGTTGCCCCCAAGCTGATGTTTGTGTTGAGCGAGAAAGAAACCGGCTCCAATACCGTTTGGTGTACCTATAATTTGACATGTCAGCTTCGAAGTTCAATGACTTGCTCGATAGAACATAAAGCACGTCTGCTTGCGCAGTTGTGAGAGAGGCCGACATACCTAGGATGGCTTGCGCCTCAATCGTATGCATCTCAAAGTCTGTTCCAGGCCATACCTGGAATCCATTGGCTCTCTGTTGTCCTGGAGGAGGGAGGTAAGTCTTCATAGCCACTTCCAAAATGCTCAGTGTAATCTGATTAGTAACGCAGATACTCCAAATAGCCGTGATCGTGGAAAAACGCACTTCTCGGTTCCAAAAGGCCCAGGCAAAATCGGATGTGGCTCGTAGTGCAGGTAATTCATCCTCGTGAGGCGAGTTCTGTCCCCAGAGGGCCTTGGCCGCTTCGAATGCGCTCTTTCTGCTTATGAAGAATACCATACCTGAGATGGGGTTAACGCCGATTGTGGAGAATGCGCCGGTCACCTACGAATCAAGATTAGCAATTTTCGTCGATGCGTATGAGGAGAACATACTCGGTTTACTCTACCGCCTGGAGCTACGTATGTCTGCTCAGAGAGTTGCCAATGGCTACCATCGGGCCTTGTCTTGTGTGGATCTCCATGACCGACATGGAAGCATTTGTTCGGTCCTTGTCGCTGTGTCGACCGCGGATCCATGCGGATACCCTCAAATGCTTTGTCGAGACCCCAGAAAGCGTCGAAATCGCACATTTGGGACCTTTCAGACTCGGTATAGCCCCATTGCGCGAGCTCCCTGTACATGTTTCCATCCCATGGGCTGTTGATGGGCTGCAAATAAGCGTCTGCTTGAGTTGAAGGCCATAGCATGGCTTGGTCGAGGCGCTCACCGCGGCATACTGAGTACCACCATTCTTCTTCTGTTGCGGGTTGATGGCCGACTACCCCCTGCAGGATAGTAAGGACGCGGAGGATGATAATGGTTATAACCCTCATTTTATTGATTCTTTCGATAGTTGTGCCAAATACAACAGGGAAGGAAGACCACCAGTCTGGATAGATGTGCAACACGAAACTTCAATGCAAGGTGACTAGGGAATAGCAGTACACTTGCGTGCCATTGTTCGTAGTTTCCAAGTGAACGCTCAGAATAACGGTCAATACAACGGTCAGTATAGCGGTCAACATGCTCAACGACTTGACCGACATCGCAGAGCCCCCCTGCACCTATGTGAATCTTTTACATCGGGCATTGGTAGAATCGCGCAGCCCGATGACTTTCTGCATGATTGCCAACGTTGGCCAAAAAAAAGCCGACATCAGGGCTGAGGTATGCAACAATGAACAGTGCACAACTTAGTTTAATGCCACACTTCTAGTCGCACTCCACATGTACAGCGGTAGGTTATAAAGCCATCTTTTTCAATATCAAATCTGACTACCACTACTGTGATGCTGAATTGATGTCAAATCTAGAATTCAGGCTATTCAATAGAAAAAAGCCGTGTTACCAGTTGTTCGATATCAGAAATCCTATCTGCTCAGAAAATACACGTGCACTTCGCCCATGGTAACACGACAATCCCAACAAATCCCGCCAACCACCTCAAACCTACGCACCTCTCGCATTCACCTACAAAACCCCCAATATCTCAACTTCACAGAAACGATACAACTCACATTCACATCGTCACTCCCCTCAGAACCCACACGCACAAACGCACTAACCCCAAACCGGCAATCCCGAACCCCAGCGCCCAATCTCCCAGGGAAGGTTTGCCGAACCCCGCATGCACCACTCCCCTACACGCGTCTAGAAGCCGTGCTCGTGTCGAGTAACGCCGGTCATCCTCAACGTTCTTCCGTATAAAGAGTGCAGTCGGTATCTACGATGTTCGTTTTTTCTAGAAAACCGTTATTGCCTACCGGAAAAAAAAGTCGCATTGCGATAACGTACGACGATCATGAACGGCCAAACTGTAGCTGCTGCGGGCAAGAAC is a window from the Pyrenophora tritici-repentis strain M4 chromosome 7, whole genome shotgun sequence genome containing:
- a CDS encoding phytanoyl-CoA dioxygenase codes for the protein MQLASQFFTIQGAVAHTDMPIESGPTRLLPFSQKYEEGYIADRIPEFQDYFVNIYVSVPLAMGDGLFFNPALFHAAGQNNSADVMRSANLLQISSAFGRPMETIDTLPLIEITWEVISKMYEDDGLSAELEAFVSVVAQGYPFLTNLDRRIPNTAGMAPGSEQELLVSCVKAHSTEEHVLTQLKEIRENSRA